In Yersinia enterocolitica subsp. enterocolitica, one DNA window encodes the following:
- the dtpA gene encoding dipeptide/tripeptide permease DtpA → MSTANNNQQSTQPPNNSQPEISMNAFKQPKAFYLIFSIELWERFGYYGLQGIMAVYLVKMLGMSEADSITLFSSFSALVYGFVAIGGWLGDKVLGAKRVIVLGALTLAVGYAMIAYSGHDIFWVYLGMATIAVGNGLFKANPSSLLSTCYNKDDPRLDGAFTMYYMSVNIGSFFSMLATPWLAAKYGWSVAFSLSVVGMLITLVNFWFCRKWVKNQGSKPDFAPLQFKKLLMVLVGVVALVALSSWLLHNQIVARWALALVSVGIIFIFAKETFSLHGTARRRMIVAFLLMLEAVVFFVLYSQMPTSLNFFAIHNVEHSIFGIAFEPEQYQALNPFWIMVASPILAAVYNKMGDRLPMPHKFAFGMVLCSAAFLVLPWGASFANEHGIVSVNWLILSYALQSIGELMISGLGLAMVAQLVPQRLMGFIMGSWFLTTAAAALIAGKVAALTAVPSDITDAHASLAIYSHVFMQIGIVTAIIAVLMMLTAPKLYRMTLAPSDSNKPSPAAVV, encoded by the coding sequence GTGTCAACAGCAAACAACAATCAACAATCAACACAGCCACCAAACAACAGCCAGCCTGAAATCAGCATGAATGCTTTCAAGCAACCGAAGGCGTTTTACCTGATCTTCTCTATCGAGCTTTGGGAGCGTTTTGGTTATTACGGCCTGCAAGGGATCATGGCCGTTTATTTGGTGAAAATGCTCGGGATGAGCGAAGCCGACTCTATCACCTTGTTCTCATCCTTCAGCGCCTTGGTTTATGGTTTTGTTGCCATTGGTGGCTGGTTAGGAGATAAAGTCCTCGGTGCAAAGCGCGTCATTGTGTTGGGTGCGCTGACGCTGGCAGTGGGTTATGCCATGATAGCCTACTCCGGTCATGACATTTTTTGGGTCTATCTGGGTATGGCAACTATTGCAGTTGGTAATGGTTTGTTCAAAGCCAACCCATCTTCCCTGCTGTCAACCTGCTATAACAAAGACGATCCGCGGTTGGACGGTGCATTTACTATGTACTATATGTCCGTCAATATCGGTTCGTTCTTCTCTATGCTGGCGACCCCGTGGTTAGCAGCAAAGTATGGCTGGAGCGTAGCATTCTCACTGAGTGTTGTCGGGATGCTGATCACGCTGGTGAACTTCTGGTTCTGCCGTAAATGGGTGAAAAACCAAGGTTCTAAACCTGACTTTGCTCCATTACAATTTAAAAAGCTGCTGATGGTTTTGGTGGGTGTCGTCGCTCTGGTTGCATTGTCAAGCTGGCTACTACACAACCAAATAGTGGCACGCTGGGCATTAGCACTGGTTTCTGTCGGCATTATTTTTATCTTTGCCAAAGAGACATTCTCACTGCACGGTACCGCACGTCGTAGAATGATCGTCGCATTCCTGCTGATGCTGGAAGCGGTGGTGTTCTTTGTCTTGTACAGCCAAATGCCAACATCACTGAACTTCTTCGCGATTCATAACGTTGAACATTCTATCTTTGGTATTGCCTTTGAGCCGGAACAATATCAGGCATTGAACCCATTCTGGATTATGGTTGCCAGCCCAATACTGGCTGCCGTCTATAACAAAATGGGCGACCGCCTGCCAATGCCGCATAAGTTTGCTTTCGGTATGGTGCTCTGTTCCGCAGCCTTCCTGGTGCTGCCGTGGGGTGCAAGCTTTGCCAACGAACACGGCATTGTTTCCGTCAATTGGTTGATCCTCAGCTATGCGCTGCAAAGCATCGGTGAACTGATGATTTCAGGTCTGGGTCTGGCGATGGTCGCACAGTTGGTGCCTCAGCGTTTAATGGGCTTCATCATGGGGTCATGGTTCCTGACCACTGCTGCTGCTGCCTTGATCGCCGGTAAAGTTGCCGCATTGACCGCGGTACCAAGTGATATCACCGACGCCCATGCGTCACTTGCTATCTATAGTCATGTGTTTATGCAGATTGGTATTGTTACCGCTATCATCGCGGTTCTGATGATGCTCACCGCACCAAAACTGTATCGCATGACATTGGCACCAAGTGACAGTAACAAACCCTCTCCTGCCGCAGTTGTTTAA
- a CDS encoding VOC family protein codes for MGIQGNDSRIDNIEFTVSDITRSKDFYGTVFDWRFTDYGPSYCEFTDGRLTGGFTLGEVKPNGGPLVILYADNLEQMQKRLEQTGAKIVIPIFAFPGGRRFHFTDPDGYQLAVWSNN; via the coding sequence ATGGGTATTCAGGGAAATGATAGTCGTATCGACAATATAGAGTTTACTGTCAGTGATATTACCCGTTCAAAAGATTTTTACGGGACGGTTTTTGATTGGCGCTTTACTGATTATGGGCCGAGCTATTGTGAGTTTACCGATGGTCGATTGACGGGAGGATTCACTTTAGGCGAAGTTAAGCCTAATGGTGGGCCACTTGTCATTCTGTATGCTGATAATTTAGAACAGATGCAAAAACGTTTGGAACAGACGGGTGCCAAGATTGTCATCCCGATATTTGCTTTCCCAGGTGGGCGGCGTTTCCACTTCACCGATCCGGATGGATATCAGTTGGCCGTATGGTCAAATAACTGA